A single window of Hymenobacter sp. APR13 DNA harbors:
- a CDS encoding class I SAM-dependent methyltransferase: protein MSASSLPVEFWDARYESEQYAYGTEPNAYFRQQLNRLPPGRLLLLAEGEGRNAVYAARQGWQVTAMDFSHEARAKAQRLAVAQGVHLDYQVTDLMALSWQQPGAYDAIGLIYAHLPPMARWAVHAAAAASLAPGGHLMLEAFSPRQLGLSSGGPKAAELLYELADLASDFAALRVLYNQEAAVVLHEGAFHAGPARVVRLLATRP from the coding sequence ATGAGCGCCTCTTCGCTGCCCGTCGAGTTCTGGGATGCCCGCTACGAAAGCGAGCAGTACGCCTATGGCACCGAGCCCAACGCCTACTTCCGTCAGCAGCTGAACAGATTGCCGCCTGGCCGCCTGCTGCTGCTGGCCGAGGGTGAGGGCCGCAACGCCGTATACGCCGCCCGCCAGGGCTGGCAGGTCACGGCCATGGACTTCAGCCACGAGGCCCGGGCCAAAGCCCAGCGCCTGGCTGTGGCGCAGGGCGTGCACCTGGACTACCAGGTAACCGACCTGATGGCCCTGAGCTGGCAGCAGCCCGGCGCCTACGATGCCATCGGGCTGATCTACGCGCACCTGCCGCCCATGGCCCGCTGGGCCGTGCACGCGGCGGCGGCCGCCAGCCTGGCCCCGGGCGGCCACCTGATGCTGGAGGCCTTTAGCCCCCGCCAACTGGGCTTGTCTTCGGGCGGGCCCAAGGCCGCCGAGCTGCTCTACGAACTGGCTGATCTGGCCAGTGACTTTGCCGCGCTGCGCGTGCTGTACAACCAGGAAGCGGCCGTGGTGCTGCACGAGGGCGCCTTTCACGCCGGCCCGGCCCGGGTTGTGCGCCTGCTGGCGACCCGCCCTTAA
- a CDS encoding DUF2892 domain-containing protein, whose translation MLIRRNMGTADRALRVVAALTVLVLYLTGSLSGPVATGLLVVAGIFVLTSFVGFCPLYKPFGISTCSR comes from the coding sequence ATGCTTATTCGTCGAAACATGGGCACCGCCGACCGCGCCCTGCGGGTAGTAGCCGCCCTCACTGTCCTTGTCCTGTACCTGACCGGCTCGCTGAGCGGGCCGGTAGCCACCGGATTGCTCGTAGTGGCCGGTATCTTTGTGCTGACCAGCTTCGTGGGCTTCTGCCCGCTCTACAAGCCGTTCGGCATCAGCACCTGTTCCAGGTAA
- a CDS encoding response regulator, with translation MTKKTILLIEDNNDIRENTAEILEMTGYAVLTAENGKVGVEKALETRPDLVVCDIMMPVLDGYGVLHIFNQNPRLAGVPFIFLTAKTERADLRRGMELGADDYLTKPFDESELLSAVAGRLARFQHLRPDYPATPAGVHDFLADARQAGGLEGLLAERRHHVLPRRHILYAEGDEATRLYFVQSGRVKVSKTTAGGKELITALHGPGEFLGYQVLLAGTCHHDSAVTLDEAEILYIPAADFHQLLLGNPEVSRRFVRLLVGQVQQQDEQRLDLAYSSLRRRVADTLLYLHARQQQLSPADPRIPLGRDDMAALIGTAPESLSRTLSEFRQDGIVELAPGSVHLLHPEKLHGSSW, from the coding sequence ATGACCAAGAAGACCATTCTGCTGATTGAGGACAACAACGACATCCGCGAGAACACGGCCGAAATCCTGGAGATGACCGGCTACGCGGTGCTCACGGCCGAAAACGGCAAGGTGGGCGTGGAGAAAGCCCTCGAAACCCGCCCCGACCTGGTGGTGTGCGACATCATGATGCCCGTGCTCGACGGCTACGGCGTGCTGCACATCTTCAACCAGAACCCCCGGCTGGCGGGCGTGCCCTTCATCTTCCTGACCGCCAAAACCGAGCGCGCCGACCTGCGCCGGGGCATGGAGCTGGGCGCCGACGACTACCTCACCAAGCCCTTCGATGAGAGCGAGCTGCTCTCGGCCGTGGCTGGCCGCCTGGCCCGCTTCCAGCACCTGCGCCCCGACTATCCCGCCACCCCCGCCGGCGTGCACGACTTTCTGGCCGATGCCCGTCAGGCCGGCGGCCTTGAGGGCCTACTGGCCGAGCGCCGCCACCACGTCCTGCCCCGCCGCCACATCCTCTACGCCGAAGGCGACGAGGCCACCCGCCTATACTTTGTGCAGAGTGGCCGCGTGAAGGTCAGCAAAACCACCGCCGGCGGCAAGGAGCTGATTACGGCCCTGCACGGCCCCGGCGAGTTTCTGGGCTACCAGGTCCTGCTGGCCGGCACCTGCCACCATGATTCGGCCGTGACGCTGGACGAAGCCGAAATCCTGTACATCCCGGCCGCCGACTTTCACCAGCTGCTGCTGGGCAACCCCGAAGTGAGCCGCCGCTTCGTGCGCCTGCTGGTGGGCCAGGTGCAGCAGCAGGACGAGCAGCGCCTCGACCTGGCTTATAGCTCGCTGCGCCGCCGCGTGGCCGACACGCTGCTGTACCTGCACGCCCGGCAGCAGCAGCTCAGCCCCGCCGACCCGCGCATCCCCCTGGGCCGCGACGACATGGCCGCCCTTATCGGCACCGCGCCCGAGTCGTTGAGCCGCACCCTGAGCGAGTTCCGGCAGGATGGCATCGTGGAGCTGGCCCCCGGCTCCGTGCACCTGCTGCACCCCGAGAAGCTGCACGGCAGCAGCTGGTAA
- a CDS encoding YeeE/YedE family protein, which translates to MLELLRQPWPWYVAGPLIGLTVPALLLVGNKALGISSSLRHVCAACVPAGIPFLNYNWRAEIWNLWFVLGIGLGGYVGYQLLGHPDTIAISAETVRDLKAQMGLTDFSGLLPRELFALENLANWKGWVFLVLGGFLVGFGTRYAGGCTSGHAISGLSNLQWVSLVAVIGFFAGGLLMTWVFYPMMF; encoded by the coding sequence ATGCTGGAATTACTTCGTCAGCCCTGGCCCTGGTACGTGGCCGGCCCGCTGATTGGCCTGACGGTACCGGCCCTGCTGCTGGTGGGCAACAAGGCCCTGGGCATCAGCTCCTCGCTGCGCCACGTGTGCGCGGCCTGCGTGCCCGCGGGCATTCCGTTTCTGAATTACAACTGGCGCGCCGAAATCTGGAACCTGTGGTTTGTGCTCGGCATCGGCCTGGGCGGCTACGTAGGCTACCAGCTGCTGGGCCACCCCGACACCATTGCCATTTCGGCCGAAACCGTGCGCGACCTGAAGGCCCAGATGGGTCTGACCGACTTCTCGGGTTTGCTGCCCAGGGAGCTGTTTGCCCTGGAAAACCTGGCAAACTGGAAAGGCTGGGTGTTTCTGGTGCTGGGCGGCTTTCTGGTGGGATTCGGCACGCGCTACGCCGGGGGCTGCACCTCGGGCCACGCCATTTCGGGCCTCTCCAACCTGCAGTGGGTGTCCTTGGTAGCCGTCATCGGCTTTTTCGCGGGCGGCCTGCTCATGACGTGGGTGTTCTACCCGATGATGTTCTAA
- a CDS encoding DUF6691 family protein — protein sequence MKNLKYLVLGVLFGIILTKSEVISWFRIQEMFRFQAFHMYGVIGSAIVVGMLSIQLIKRNHLKSLDGEPIRIADKKFNHGTWIGGTIFGLGWALTGACPGPLFAQLGSGVASAAVLILAALAGTWTYSALRERLPL from the coding sequence ATGAAAAATCTGAAATACCTGGTGCTGGGCGTGTTGTTCGGCATCATCCTCACCAAGAGCGAAGTCATCAGCTGGTTCCGCATCCAGGAGATGTTCCGCTTCCAGGCCTTCCACATGTACGGGGTCATCGGCTCGGCCATTGTGGTGGGCATGCTGTCCATTCAGCTCATCAAGCGCAACCACCTCAAAAGCCTGGACGGCGAGCCCATTCGCATTGCCGACAAGAAATTCAACCACGGCACCTGGATCGGGGGCACCATCTTCGGGCTGGGCTGGGCCCTGACCGGCGCCTGCCCGGGCCCGCTGTTCGCGCAGCTGGGCAGCGGCGTGGCCTCGGCCGCCGTGCTGATTCTGGCCGCCCTGGCCGGCACCTGGACCTACAGCGCCCTGCGCGAGCGGCTGCCCCTGTAG
- a CDS encoding rhodanese-like domain-containing protein → MKFSTPAYRNLTPAQFAESLRQPGALLLDVRRPDEFAGGHLPGALNIDVTAPDFARRVAMLDKTLPVCVYCRSGARSASAAGQLTKAGFSDVANLLGGVLDWPHALVR, encoded by the coding sequence TTGAAATTCTCCACTCCCGCCTACCGCAACCTGACGCCCGCGCAATTTGCCGAGAGCCTGCGCCAGCCCGGCGCCCTGCTGCTGGACGTACGCCGCCCCGACGAGTTTGCCGGCGGCCACCTGCCCGGGGCCCTGAACATCGACGTGACGGCGCCCGACTTCGCCCGCCGCGTGGCCATGCTGGACAAAACCCTGCCCGTCTGCGTGTACTGCCGCAGCGGAGCCCGTTCGGCCAGCGCCGCCGGCCAGCTTACCAAAGCCGGCTTCTCCGACGTGGCCAACCTGCTGGGCGGCGTGCTCGACTGGCCCCACGCGCTGGTGCGCTAG
- a CDS encoding OprD family outer membrane porin, with protein MQTSPALTPAGRRLVARALIGLGLLLPLAGRAQQARPAPTLPTTGGDRTRPYAPPPPAADTGRARTLAEAFGKGRWHGRARNYFMATLNRGDYPDYYANGLGAGARFETAPLHGLQLGAGGFFWANLASNDLTTPDARTQAVSRYEVGLFDVANPGRRRLTGRPEELFVRYRRRQSTLTLGRQLLTTPLLNPQDGRLSPSYAQGMWLEVRELPATTLTAGWLTAMGVRSTTDWASVAGSVGLYPMGVTEAGPRAAYAGRLRSRGLGVVGLRHRWGPRTTAQAWHYYAHNLFTASFAELTSARPAGAGQLSAGAQYHYQCTAGQGGNPDPCLAYSAPGRQAHALSARLGYEQGPWSLSANYTRVTRTGRFQFPREWGREPFYTVLPRERNEGVGGLDAGALLAGYSPGRVPGLKAEAGYGHYYLPDVRNARLNKYGMPSYTQLNASLSYPFGSWARGLRGQLLYVHKGRLGRTYGEARYEVNKVHMHLLNAILNYDF; from the coding sequence ATGCAGACCAGCCCCGCACTTACTCCGGCCGGCCGGCGGCTGGTGGCCCGGGCCCTGATTGGGCTGGGCCTGCTGCTGCCATTAGCCGGCCGGGCCCAGCAGGCCCGCCCCGCCCCTACCCTGCCGACCACCGGCGGCGACCGGACCCGGCCGTACGCGCCGCCGCCCCCGGCGGCCGATACCGGGCGCGCCCGCACCCTGGCCGAAGCCTTCGGTAAGGGTCGCTGGCACGGCCGGGCGCGCAACTACTTCATGGCCACCCTAAACCGGGGCGACTACCCCGATTACTATGCCAACGGTCTGGGAGCGGGGGCGCGGTTTGAGACGGCCCCGCTGCATGGCCTGCAGCTGGGAGCCGGCGGCTTTTTCTGGGCCAACCTGGCTTCCAATGACCTGACCACCCCGGATGCCCGCACTCAGGCCGTGAGCCGCTACGAGGTGGGGCTCTTTGACGTGGCCAACCCCGGCCGCCGCCGCCTCACGGGCCGGCCCGAGGAGCTGTTTGTGCGCTACCGCCGGCGGCAGTCCACCCTGACGCTGGGCCGGCAGCTGCTGACCACGCCCCTGCTCAACCCCCAGGACGGCCGCCTGAGCCCGAGCTACGCCCAGGGCATGTGGCTGGAAGTGCGCGAGCTGCCCGCCACCACCCTTACGGCCGGCTGGCTCACGGCAATGGGTGTGCGCTCCACTACGGACTGGGCCTCGGTTGCCGGCTCGGTGGGGTTGTACCCGATGGGCGTCACCGAGGCCGGACCGCGGGCCGCCTACGCGGGCCGGCTGCGCAGCCGGGGCCTGGGCGTGGTGGGTTTGCGCCACCGCTGGGGGCCGCGCACCACCGCCCAGGCCTGGCACTACTACGCCCACAACCTGTTCACCGCCAGCTTCGCGGAGCTGACCAGCGCCCGCCCGGCCGGGGCCGGCCAGCTGAGCGCCGGGGCGCAGTACCACTACCAGTGCACGGCGGGCCAGGGCGGCAACCCCGATCCGTGCCTGGCTTATAGCGCCCCCGGCCGGCAGGCTCACGCCCTGAGCGCCCGCCTGGGCTATGAGCAGGGCCCCTGGAGCCTGAGCGCCAACTACACCCGCGTCACCCGCACTGGGCGCTTCCAGTTTCCGCGCGAATGGGGCCGGGAGCCGTTCTACACGGTTCTGCCCCGCGAGCGGAACGAGGGCGTGGGCGGCCTGGACGCCGGGGCCCTGCTGGCCGGCTATTCGCCGGGGCGGGTGCCAGGCCTGAAAGCCGAGGCAGGTTACGGCCACTACTACCTACCCGACGTACGCAACGCCCGCCTCAACAAGTACGGCATGCCGTCCTACACCCAGTTGAACGCTTCACTGAGCTACCCCTTCGGGAGCTGGGCCCGGGGCCTGCGCGGGCAGCTGCTGTACGTGCACAAAGGCCGGCTGGGCCGCACCTACGGCGAGGCCCGCTACGAGGTCAACAAAGTGCACATGCACCTGTTGAACGCAATTCTCAACTACGACTTTTAG
- a CDS encoding TlpA family protein disulfide reductase encodes MTRSTFTQWLPLALFALILFTPLRKPVLGTLQRGLLATGLWRADVPVAPAVTPGVLTGGAAYPHNLALTTPDGKAVNLRELQGKVVFVNLWASWCPPCVAEMPGIHALYKKMDPRKVAFVMISLDENPAKAQAMLKRQGYTFPVYFPAGPLAPPFDSNSIPSTVILDPDGQVAARHDGMAEYDTPEFKAALDDLAKRVKM; translated from the coding sequence ATGACCCGTTCCACCTTCACCCAGTGGCTGCCGCTGGCTTTGTTTGCCCTCATTCTGTTCACGCCGCTACGCAAGCCGGTGCTCGGCACGCTGCAGCGCGGCTTGCTGGCCACGGGCCTGTGGCGCGCCGACGTGCCGGTGGCCCCGGCCGTTACGCCCGGGGTGCTTACGGGCGGGGCCGCCTACCCGCACAACCTTGCGCTGACCACGCCCGACGGCAAGGCCGTCAACCTGCGCGAGCTGCAGGGCAAGGTGGTATTCGTGAACCTGTGGGCCAGCTGGTGTCCGCCCTGCGTGGCCGAGATGCCCGGCATTCACGCCCTCTATAAGAAGATGGACCCCAGGAAGGTGGCTTTCGTGATGATTTCACTCGACGAAAACCCCGCCAAGGCCCAGGCCATGCTCAAGCGCCAGGGCTACACCTTTCCGGTGTACTTCCCCGCCGGCCCGCTAGCCCCACCCTTTGATTCCAATTCCATTCCGTCCACGGTGATTCTGGACCCGGACGGGCAGGTAGCGGCCCGCCACGACGGCATGGCCGAGTACGACACGCCCGAATTCAAGGCGGCCCTGGACGATCTGGCCAAGCGGGTGAAAATGTAG
- a CDS encoding ArsR/SmtB family transcription factor has protein sequence MSPTTAATDLNLTTEKMEKVAFILKTTAHPTRIAIVQLLANQQSLSVTDICEQLGSEQSLTSHHLTGMKLKGILSSHREGKNIFYSLKMREVVDVIQCLAGCTFL, from the coding sequence ATGAGCCCGACGACCGCCGCCACCGACCTGAACCTGACCACTGAGAAGATGGAGAAGGTGGCTTTTATTCTGAAGACCACGGCTCATCCGACGCGCATTGCCATTGTGCAGCTGCTGGCCAACCAGCAAAGCCTCTCGGTAACGGACATCTGCGAGCAACTGGGCTCCGAGCAAAGTCTTACCTCGCACCACCTCACGGGCATGAAGCTCAAGGGAATTCTCAGCTCCCACCGCGAAGGCAAAAACATCTTCTACTCGCTGAAAATGCGCGAAGTGGTGGACGTGATTCAGTGCCTGGCCGGCTGCACCTTCCTGTAG
- a CDS encoding MBL fold metallo-hydrolase, whose protein sequence is MKIEQFEDKGLAHFSYAILSECAREIVLIDPARDPQQYYNYAKAHDARIVSVIETHPHADFVSSHLEIAQATGAVIRVSRLLGADYAHEAFDEGQEFTVGKLTFRALNTPGHSPDSISIVVSREGKDEAVFTGDTLFIGDVGRPDLREKAGNMTAKREELARQMYYSLRDKLMPLAGTVLVYPAHGAGSLCGKALSGANSSTIADEKFGNPMLRDMSEEEFVRELLQDQPFIPKYFGYDVALNKAGAPAYAPSVQQVPRLAAGTELEAGVVVIDSRPETEFKRGHVEGAINIQQGGKFETWLGSIVGPEERFYLIAADEATLEDLIQKTAKIGYEALIKGALVGTPATEATIPQLDVDAFRQHPGQYTIVDIRAATEHRDEPIFAGALSIPLPELRERASEIPSGKPVVVHCAGGYRSAAGSSIVADALPEEATVYDLGEAVKSFQSAAAAH, encoded by the coding sequence ATGAAAATCGAACAGTTTGAAGACAAGGGCCTGGCCCACTTTTCCTACGCCATCCTGAGCGAGTGCGCCCGCGAAATCGTGCTCATCGACCCCGCCCGCGACCCGCAGCAATACTACAACTACGCCAAAGCCCACGACGCCAGGATTGTGAGCGTCATCGAAACTCACCCCCACGCCGACTTCGTGAGCAGCCACCTGGAAATTGCCCAGGCCACCGGCGCCGTCATCCGCGTGAGCCGGCTGCTGGGGGCCGATTACGCCCACGAGGCCTTCGACGAGGGCCAGGAGTTCACGGTGGGTAAGCTCACGTTCCGGGCCCTGAACACGCCCGGCCACTCGCCCGACTCCATCAGCATCGTGGTGAGCCGCGAGGGGAAGGACGAGGCCGTGTTCACCGGCGATACGCTCTTTATCGGCGACGTGGGGCGGCCCGACCTGCGCGAGAAGGCCGGCAACATGACCGCCAAGCGCGAGGAGCTGGCCCGGCAGATGTACTACTCGCTGCGCGACAAGCTGATGCCCCTGGCCGGCACCGTGCTGGTGTACCCGGCCCACGGCGCGGGCAGCCTCTGCGGTAAAGCCCTGAGCGGGGCCAACAGCAGCACCATCGCCGACGAGAAGTTCGGCAACCCCATGCTGCGGGACATGAGCGAGGAGGAGTTCGTGCGCGAGCTGCTCCAGGACCAGCCCTTCATTCCCAAATACTTCGGCTACGACGTGGCCCTCAACAAAGCCGGCGCGCCCGCCTACGCCCCCAGCGTGCAGCAGGTGCCCCGCCTGGCGGCCGGCACCGAGCTGGAGGCCGGCGTGGTCGTTATCGACTCGCGCCCAGAAACCGAGTTCAAGCGCGGACACGTGGAAGGCGCCATCAACATCCAGCAGGGCGGCAAGTTTGAAACCTGGCTGGGCTCGATTGTAGGCCCCGAGGAGCGGTTCTACCTGATTGCCGCCGACGAGGCCACGCTCGAGGACCTGATTCAGAAAACGGCTAAAATCGGGTACGAAGCCCTGATTAAAGGCGCGCTGGTGGGTACTCCGGCGACCGAGGCCACGATCCCTCAGCTGGATGTGGACGCTTTCCGCCAACACCCCGGGCAGTACACCATCGTGGACATCCGCGCTGCCACCGAGCACCGCGACGAGCCCATTTTTGCCGGGGCCCTGAGCATTCCGCTGCCCGAGCTGCGGGAGCGGGCTTCTGAAATCCCCTCCGGCAAGCCCGTGGTGGTGCACTGCGCCGGCGGCTACCGCTCGGCGGCGGGCTCCAGCATCGTGGCCGACGCGCTGCCCGAGGAGGCTACGGTGTACGACCTGGGCGAGGCCGTGAAGTCGTTTCAATCCGCAGCGGCCGCCCACTAG
- a CDS encoding sulfite exporter TauE/SafE family protein translates to MLPTLGYFAAIFIGLSLGIMGGGGSILTVPVLVYLMGVSPVLSTAYSLFVVGSTSVVGATGYFRKGLVSIPTALVFLLPSLAAVFAVRKLLMPAIPHELFTVGGLTVTKDLLVLVAFAVLMVVAATSMIRSKQAEEVLDHELGHRAPLNYPLVLGIGLVVGTLTGFVGAGGGFLIIPALVLGARLPMKLAVGTSLAIIALNSLIGFTGDLSAGTPIAWSFLLGFLAFALVGIVLGTYLARFIPGAKLKPAFGWFTLAMGTFILLRELVFRHG, encoded by the coding sequence ATGCTTCCTACTCTCGGTTACTTCGCGGCCATCTTCATCGGGCTTTCTCTGGGCATTATGGGCGGTGGCGGCTCCATCCTCACGGTGCCGGTGCTGGTGTACCTGATGGGCGTGAGCCCGGTGCTGAGCACGGCCTACTCGCTATTCGTAGTGGGCTCCACCTCGGTGGTGGGGGCTACGGGTTACTTCCGCAAGGGGCTGGTGTCCATTCCCACGGCGCTGGTGTTTCTGCTGCCTTCGCTGGCGGCCGTGTTTGCAGTGCGCAAGCTGCTGATGCCGGCCATTCCGCACGAGCTGTTCACGGTGGGCGGCCTCACGGTCACCAAGGACCTGCTGGTGCTGGTGGCCTTTGCCGTGCTGATGGTAGTGGCCGCCACGTCCATGATCCGCAGCAAGCAGGCCGAAGAGGTGCTCGACCACGAGCTGGGCCACCGGGCTCCGCTGAACTACCCGCTTGTTCTGGGTATCGGGCTGGTGGTGGGCACGCTCACGGGCTTTGTGGGCGCGGGCGGCGGCTTTCTGATTATTCCGGCCCTGGTGCTGGGCGCGCGCCTGCCCATGAAGCTGGCCGTGGGCACCTCTTTGGCCATCATTGCCCTGAACTCGCTCATCGGCTTTACCGGCGACTTGAGCGCCGGCACGCCCATTGCCTGGTCGTTCCTGCTGGGCTTTCTGGCCTTTGCCCTGGTGGGCATCGTGCTGGGCACCTACCTGGCCCGCTTCATTCCGGGCGCCAAGCTTAAGCCGGCCTTTGGCTGGTTCACGCTGGCCATGGGCACGTTTATTCTGCTGCGCGAACTGGTGTTCCGCCACGGGTAG
- a CDS encoding sensor histidine kinase: MPTAAFSQALTEAATTRAPGFVGVLDVRAGRFVQVNPAGVQLLGYASEQQLLAEARPLLRTPGLGPAAWAALLAEARRLGYQETDAEIRRLDGSLFPARLALTPFTADGHDYLLVRLSGQHRLHQAEQQLAQSVRRFEAVVANATIGIIVCNRAGCIVSANQMAHQQFGYDSGELPGQSLDRLVPAAPGRHHEQLRQGFNAQPSVRAMRAHRGELEGLRQDGTVFPVEVSLSYFYLDEELFAVSYILDITGQRQADQALVAERRRVERLNAELEQKVADRTLALTHTLGQLEQRQQELAQALQAEQELGELKSRFVSMASHEFRTPLTVVLTSVSLLEKYTPAELEARRPRQLARIRQSVNHLNSILEEFLSVGRIEEGKVLARPARLHLPALLADTVADVQPLAQPNQRIEVDARGDEALWLDASLLRKVLVNLLSNALKYSGPGAVVQLRARARAGQLTISVQDQGIGISEEDQQHLFERFFRARNATNLPGTGLGLYIVARYLELLGGTIDLRSELGAGTTITFTLPYDQEDHSAD; encoded by the coding sequence ATGCCCACTGCCGCATTCTCCCAGGCTCTCACCGAGGCCGCCACCACCCGCGCCCCCGGCTTTGTGGGGGTGCTTGACGTGCGGGCCGGGCGCTTCGTGCAGGTGAACCCGGCCGGCGTGCAGCTGCTGGGCTACGCTTCCGAGCAGCAGCTACTGGCCGAGGCCCGCCCTCTGCTGCGCACCCCCGGCCTGGGGCCGGCCGCCTGGGCCGCCCTGCTGGCCGAGGCCCGCCGCCTGGGCTACCAGGAAACCGACGCCGAAATACGCCGCCTCGACGGCAGCCTGTTTCCGGCCCGCCTGGCTCTGACGCCTTTCACAGCCGACGGCCACGACTACCTGCTGGTGCGCCTGAGCGGGCAGCACCGCCTGCACCAGGCCGAGCAGCAGCTGGCCCAGAGCGTACGCCGCTTCGAGGCCGTAGTGGCCAACGCCACCATCGGCATCATTGTCTGCAACCGGGCCGGCTGCATCGTATCAGCCAACCAGATGGCCCACCAGCAGTTTGGGTACGATTCCGGCGAGCTGCCGGGCCAGAGCCTCGACCGACTGGTGCCCGCGGCCCCCGGCCGCCACCACGAGCAGTTGCGCCAGGGCTTCAATGCCCAGCCTTCGGTGCGGGCCATGCGCGCCCACCGCGGCGAGCTGGAAGGCCTGCGCCAGGACGGCACGGTGTTCCCGGTGGAAGTCAGCCTGAGCTATTTTTACCTGGATGAGGAGCTGTTCGCAGTGTCCTACATCCTCGACATCACCGGGCAGCGCCAGGCCGACCAGGCCCTGGTGGCTGAGCGCCGGCGCGTGGAGCGCCTCAACGCCGAGCTGGAGCAGAAGGTGGCCGACCGCACCCTGGCCCTGACCCACACGCTGGGGCAGCTGGAGCAGCGCCAGCAGGAGCTGGCCCAGGCCCTGCAGGCCGAGCAGGAGCTGGGCGAGCTAAAGTCGCGCTTCGTGAGCATGGCCTCGCACGAGTTCCGCACCCCGCTCACGGTGGTGCTCACGTCGGTGTCACTGCTCGAAAAGTACACCCCGGCCGAGCTGGAGGCGCGCCGTCCGCGCCAGCTGGCCCGCATCCGTCAGTCCGTCAATCACCTCAACAGCATCCTGGAGGAATTTCTGTCGGTGGGCCGCATCGAGGAGGGCAAGGTGCTGGCCCGCCCGGCCCGGCTGCACCTGCCGGCCCTGCTGGCCGACACCGTGGCCGACGTGCAGCCCCTGGCCCAGCCAAACCAGCGCATCGAGGTGGACGCGCGTGGCGACGAGGCCCTGTGGCTGGACGCCTCGCTGCTGCGCAAGGTGCTGGTCAACCTGCTCTCCAACGCCCTGAAGTACTCCGGCCCGGGGGCCGTAGTGCAGCTGCGCGCCCGGGCCCGGGCCGGGCAGCTGACCATCAGCGTGCAGGACCAGGGCATCGGCATCTCCGAGGAAGACCAGCAGCACCTGTTCGAGCGGTTTTTCCGGGCCCGCAACGCCACCAACCTGCCCGGCACCGGCCTGGGCCTCTACATCGTGGCCCGCTACCTCGAGCTGCTGGGCGGCACCATTGACCTGCGCAGCGAGCTGGGCGCGGGCACCACCATCACCTTCACGCTTCCCTATGACCAAGAAGACCATTCTGCTGATTGA